The Tenrec ecaudatus isolate mTenEca1 chromosome 6, mTenEca1.hap1, whole genome shotgun sequence genome has a window encoding:
- the LOC142450601 gene encoding anomalous homeobox protein-like, with the protein MQKFLMLLEESERRPDWPPPAELVALAGRLCRDLEDDLDKAEPLVEAVLRSPLRPYLLESEAVVLVCVLVLDRQEQHQEACKLLEGCRVPGGSLDLVEAWNNIHYHMTMRRLGVDTLSHLQTFRCRKKNPPPPSLCPEGLRSRHFPGDVRKKLRDFALAVSTYPDKAQRDTLSLETSLSGDQVYNWFANYRRRQKALMQRLEPDLGTATQDEPAACGSAPKPPCSSGDPCATPEGVVRPQWPGFTDMPRGSPQTICLEEGPGTSGEHVELQAGSFPVTQPALPPLEFMLPQRPELAQAVSSFPGVTSAVELSPPLLTGQ; encoded by the exons ATGCAGAAGTTTCTGATGCTGCTGGAGGAGAGCGAGAGGAGGCCTGACTGGCCACCCCCGGCTGAGCTGGTGGCCCTGGCTGGAAGGCTGTGCCGGGACCTGGAGGATGACCTGGACAAGGCAGAGCCCCTGGTGGAGGCTGTGCTGAGGAGCCCACTCCGCCCGTACCTGCTAGAAAGTGAGGCTGTAGTCCTGGTGTGCGTGCTCGTCCTGGACCGGCAGGAGCAGCACCAGGAGGCCTGCAAGCTGCTGGAG GGCTGCCGGGTGCCCGGGGGCAGCTTGGACCTGGTGGAGGCCTGGAATAACATCCACTACCACATGACCATGAGGAGGCTGGGCGTGGACACACTGAGCCACCTGCAGACCTTCCGCTGCAGGAAGAA GAACCCACCGCCCCCGTCCCTCTGTCCTGAGGGCCTAAGGAGCCGTCACTTCCCTGGCGACGTGCGCAAGAAGTTGCGGGATTTCGCCTTGGCCGTGAGCACCTACCCAGACAAGGCCCAGCGG GACACCTTGTCGTTGGAGACCAGCCTGTCGGGTGATCAGGTCTACAACTGGTTTGCCAATTACCGCCGGAGACAAAAAGCTCTCATGCAGCGTTTGGAGCCAGACCTGGGGACAGCTACCCAGGATGAACCTGCTGCCTGTGGGAGTGCTCCAAAGCCtccttgctcctcaggggacccCTGTGCCACCCCTGAGGGTGTGGTGAGGCCCCAGTGGCCAG GATTCACTGACATGCCTCGTGGGAGCCCCCAGACCATTTGTCTGGAGGAAGGCCCAGGTACCAGTGGTGAACATGTGGAGCTACAGGCGGGGAGCTTCCCGGTGACACAGCCTGCATTGCCACCTCTGGAGTTCATGCTTCCCCAAAG ACCAGAGTTGGCCCAGGCTGTGTCTTCCTTCCCCGGAGTCACGTCTGCTGTGGAGCTgagcccaccccttctcaccggccag